The following coding sequences are from one Paenibacillus sp. JDR-2 window:
- a CDS encoding MarR family winged helix-turn-helix transcriptional regulator has translation MAASDTTIPSAGHLLETLLRTTHRLHLQFEAQLSVLEIPEYLSGPRLRFLVSVAEAGQIRMSDIAAKLGIKPRTVTQFVDALEQEKLIVRLPDPEDRRATFIRLSEIAPPLIQQARLAMSESADLVLASISPEERGELLRLLHQLSE, from the coding sequence ATGGCAGCATCCGATACAACAATACCATCCGCCGGCCACCTGCTGGAAACGTTACTCCGGACAACACACCGGCTGCACCTCCAGTTCGAAGCGCAATTATCAGTCCTTGAAATTCCGGAATATTTATCCGGACCAAGGCTACGCTTCCTTGTCTCTGTCGCCGAAGCCGGACAAATCCGGATGAGCGATATCGCCGCAAAGCTTGGCATCAAGCCGCGCACCGTAACGCAATTCGTGGATGCGCTTGAGCAGGAGAAGCTGATCGTCCGCCTGCCCGACCCGGAAGACCGCCGGGCTACGTTTATCCGATTGTCCGAAATAGCGCCTCCGCTTATTCAACAAGCGCGGCTTGCGATGAGCGAGTCGGCAGACTTGGTTCTCGCATCGATATCGCCGGAGGAACGCGGCGAGCTGCTGCGTTTGCTGCATCAACTGAGCGAATAG
- a CDS encoding NADP-dependent oxidoreductase, with product MAQTMQAIRYYQFGGPEVLQLEEAPKPVPQEGEVLIRIAAAGVLPVDWKIRKGLFPMPVNFPVTPGTAFAGVIESAGPGVTGLIAGQEVFGRSANGTYAEYTTASVDSSALKPSSISFAEAATISGGATTAWCAINNAGIKAGDRVFIHGAGGGVGLFAVQFAKWKGAYVIGTAGPSNIDFIRAIGVDHAIDYTAGPFEAGLEREVDFVLDTIGGATLERSWPLIKPGGALLTITGQPPIERGQREGVRVLRSALASKQDLADIAELIGTGVVQTQVQAVFTLGEAREAHIRSEAGHGRGRIVLDMGK from the coding sequence ATGGCTCAAACGATGCAAGCCATCCGTTATTATCAATTTGGGGGACCCGAGGTGCTGCAGCTGGAAGAGGCGCCAAAGCCGGTTCCGCAAGAAGGGGAGGTGCTGATCCGTATTGCGGCTGCCGGAGTACTTCCCGTGGATTGGAAAATTCGCAAAGGACTATTTCCGATGCCTGTGAATTTCCCCGTTACTCCGGGGACGGCTTTTGCCGGTGTAATCGAAAGCGCGGGTCCGGGAGTAACCGGACTTATAGCCGGGCAGGAGGTATTCGGAAGAAGCGCAAACGGAACCTATGCGGAATATACAACGGCTTCGGTCGATTCGTCCGCGCTTAAGCCCTCGTCCATCAGCTTTGCTGAAGCGGCTACGATTTCCGGAGGAGCAACAACGGCCTGGTGTGCTATCAACAACGCGGGCATTAAGGCCGGGGACCGCGTATTTATCCATGGTGCAGGCGGTGGCGTAGGTTTATTTGCCGTCCAGTTCGCCAAATGGAAAGGCGCCTATGTTATCGGAACGGCTGGCCCTTCGAATATCGATTTTATCCGAGCCATTGGCGTAGATCATGCGATTGATTATACGGCCGGTCCGTTTGAAGCGGGGCTGGAGCGGGAAGTGGATTTTGTGCTGGATACGATTGGTGGAGCTACGCTGGAACGTTCATGGCCGCTTATCAAGCCGGGAGGGGCTTTGCTTACGATAACAGGTCAGCCTCCGATAGAGCGGGGACAACGGGAGGGCGTGCGCGTGCTCCGCTCAGCGCTGGCCTCCAAGCAGGATTTAGCGGATATTGCGGAGCTGATCGGCACAGGTGTTGTTCAAACGCAAGTTCAGGCTGTATTTACACTTGGAGAAGCACGAGAAGCGCATATCCGCTCGGAAGCGGGACATGGCCGCGGGCGTATCGTACTCGATATGGGAAAATAA